The genomic stretch GGCCAGGAGGGGAAAGCGGGCAAGGAGCTCCCGGTGCCTTTGGCAGAAGGCCACCATATCGTCCTTTTTGGCATCGTGGGCGATGAGGGCCAAGGCCTTCATGGGGCCATTGTATGCTCCTTTCCATGGAAGCCCTCACCTTCAAGGAGGCGCAAAGGCAGGTGGACGCCTGGATTGGGCAGTTTCAGGAGGGCTACTTCCCTCCCCTCCTCATGCTGGCCCGCCTCACGGAGGAGCTCGGGGAGGTGGCCCGGGTTCTGGCCCATCGCCACGGGAAAAAGCCCAAGCCGGGGGAGGAGGAAGGGGATCTGGCCATGGAGCTCGCCGACCTCCTCTTCGTCCTCATCTCCCTGGCCAA from Thermus caldifontis encodes the following:
- a CDS encoding nucleotide pyrophosphohydrolase → MLLSMEALTFKEAQRQVDAWIGQFQEGYFPPLLMLARLTEELGEVARVLAHRHGKKPKPGEEEGDLAMELADLLFVLISLANREGIDLEEAFLKAMAKYRERDGKRWTQKG